The Mycosarcoma maydis chromosome 6, whole genome shotgun sequence genomic sequence GCACCGGCCGTCATCGCACTTCTCTTGGATCCTCTCGCCTACCCGCCGATTGTGTCTCTGTCCTTCAACTCTGGCTTTGCGCCGAATCAGAATCGACAACGTCCAATCAACCAGTCAACAACCACGCCTTGGAAGCTGCGATCGAAATCTTTCGTGTATTCGCCAATCTTTGCATCGACCACGATAGCAATCGTTCCATCCTAGATGGCGCTGGTGCCGCGCCCACTGTGCTGGCAGCTGTCTCTCTCGTTCTACGCCAACAGGACCGATCCAGATCATCGGCAATTCTGTCGCTCAAGATCCTCACTTTTCTTCGTGCCGCCATGGGCGCCGTCCTCAACATGCAGCTTGAACATATCTCCACACGCCAGTCGCTTGCTACCGTCAACTGCATTACCACTCTTGCTTCTGTGGCCGCGCATCCGCGCATCTATCTTCCCCACCTATGGGCCGTGCCACGCACCGTTGAAATCGAAAACGACGCTGATGTACCTGAAAAGCTTCAGATGGGTGCCACCGTCTCCAGCTGGGCCTGGCGAGTGGTGCAGGAAATCTTTGACGACATCAAGGAAGAGAAGGAAGGTCAACCCGGCACGCCTTCGGACGAGACGCACAACGCTAACCTTGACGACGTCAACGACGAAGCATCATCGCACGATGTACGATCCATCCTCTCTCGTCACTGCATCAACGATCTGCTTCGACCCTTGTCACTTTACGCTCTGCACACACCGATTGAGTCCGAGTCGCAAGTGCAGCCCGAGATGGACACAGACGATGTCGAAGCATTGGTAGACTCGGACGCCGAGATTCTTCAGACGGCTGCGACGCTGATCGAGTCTTGCGCCGCCGAGGAACCCGAAATGCGTTGTCGCGCTGTGCAACGCTTCAAGACGAGTGCGGATGGCTCCACTCACGCTCAACTCGAGACACAGTTCCAGTCCGGTCTAGATGTGCTCATGTCGTTTGTTGAAAAGGCACAACTCCCTCGAGAGTGGGTCAAAGACTCTTCCGCGCTGCAAGCTTCTCCAGCATCTTGCAATGATGACTGTTCAGCATTATCGACCAAAGATGCTCAAGTCGCTGAGGAGATGCGTAAGGCCTTCGCTCAGGTTAaagcttgcgctgctcgtgcCGTGGTTGCCATCTCTGGAGACGACTCGAATATGGTCGAGCTGTTCAGCGGCTCGTCGGGATTCATCGGTCGACTTCAAGGCTGGATCCGATATGATCCTAAGACGCGCGACGACCTCGTCAGCTGCGGAATGCTAGCCCTCGGCAATTTGGCGCGCAGCGATGCACACTGCTTAAGCTTGGTGCAGGAGCACAATCTTGCGCCGTTCCTCGCTTCGCTTCTCGCCAAGGCAGACGACATCAAAGTGGCGCACGggctcgtctcgcttctTAAGAATCTGTCGATCCCAGCCGCCAACAAAGCTGTGATTGGTCGGCTGGACGTGATCGACGCAGTTGTCGGTTTCATGGGTAGAGACAAGGACATGGTGCAGCCTCTGCAATTCGCGACGGTGGGCCTGCTCAAGCACCTCTGCGCTGGTGTCACGGAAAATGCGATCCGATTCGTCGGCGGCGAAGCtagcagtggcagtggccGGGGTCCACTGGCGCTCAATGCACtgatcgacatggtcgagcgcatcgacgatgtACCCACCAAGATGGAGGCGACGCGTGTACTGGTGAATGTGGTCAAGAGTCTTTGGACGAGCACGCCGCATCGGAATGGCGGCAAGTCGAATGATATGTCCGAGCAAGTCATTCTCGCGGCTCGACGCAAAGTGGTGCGCAGGGACGTGCTGCAGGCGCTTGCCGAAATGGTGCGTACCAGTCCCAAGTACCCCGTGCTTGTCAATGAGGGTATCATCGCGCTGACGCTTGTTGGAAGCGAGACGACAGGGGCTGAGCTGGTGAgcttgtcgctgctcgcgcaACCGACCAAGCCGATGACCGATGAGGACACGGATAACGACATGGATTCAGATGGCGAGAtggacgctgctgcttcagcatcgCGAAATCCAAGGCGACGGTCGACGGTCGACAGCTCCGCCTCGACATCGTCGCATCCTTTGCCGCCACCGGACTGTGCGCTTGACATGGTCAATCTCGTGCTGGCCAGAAGAGATGCACGCATGCCTCCGCAATTTGCCAGCAACGCATGTGCACTCGTGCTCAGCCTGTGCCATGCCACCCAGAGCGCCAATCGCACCACAACCACAGGCACCGTCGGACAGAACGCCATCGCACGCGTCGCTGCAAACACCCGCCCCGCGCTCGAAACGCTCAAGCATCACGGCCCCACAGAGGCGCTCGCCGCCGCAGCCGACGCGCTCCACGCCGTCACCAAGATCGCCACTGTTTGATCAACATGCAATGCATCACTTGCCCGCTTCAGAATCGCGCGATTTCTGGGTTGTGATGAATGTGCATTGACTGAGAAAGGAGAACGAGAAATGCTAGTACAAGAGTACGATCGACTGACAGAAGGATTGCGAGAcagagccaagcagcgcaaaTGGTGGAGTGGACTTGGACGAGTGGTATAGCGAGCAGAGTCAAGGTGCGTTTTGGAAGCGAGCGTGTTACAAGTAGGGTGAGTCCAAGTGGGTGAGTATGTTGGGCGCAACAAGGAAAACGTAGGGAGCAAGGCGGCCATCAAGCGGCGGCGTCGTTGAGTACCTGTTGGAAGAGCTGTTTGGTGGGCAACATGTTGGGTGGGCGATTTCTGAGCCACAAAGGTGAGAGCTTGGATCCGTCAAACGCACTCATCTGAAGAGCGTACGCTGTGGTGCCTGTAGGCATAAAGCCAGGGTGATCGTCTTGGAAGTTGTACCAGCTGCTGATGAGTTCGAATTCGGAGTAGCTATAAATCGAGCTGGTCTGCGCACCGCACGGATCGAGCACCTGGATGTAGCCGTCTGCTGGGAACGGCGAGAGCGTGATCGAGCCGTTTGAGTGAAAAGCGTATGTGCCGTGTTGCCAGATAAGCGAGGCTTTGAAGCATCGATTGGTGACCGGATTCGAGACAAACTGGTAGCGCGCCTCCTCGAAAAAGCCGTCGTCCGTGAAGGAATACGAGATGCCAGATGTCGCCGGTAGCTTAAACTCTTGCGTGACCGGGTTGAAGAATTCAATGCCGGTAGTGACGTTCTGCGAGCCAGACGACCACGTCCCCATCAATGACGTGACGTTTTGAAATGTGAGCACCACCTGCGCCATGGTGCTGTGCGCGAGCAGGGAGAGGGCGATGCAGGTTATCGCGAGCACCGACGAGAGCGCCGAGGAAGCATTTCTCGGCATAGCGCTCATGGTATTGCTATGACGAGCCGACTCGGTCGAATGCGGATAATGTTGGAGCTGATGCTaatgttgctgctgcgcaagccAGTGTGATTGTGGTATGTATAAACTGAAAGCAGGGATCAAGTCGCGCGCACTACAAGCACCACAAGAATTCGTGGGTAAAAGATGAAAGCACAAAGGCGAGTGCGCAGTGTCTGTGTAGGCAACGATTCGAACCGACGTTggaggatggtggtggtggtcaAGACGCAGGCGGGATCAAGTtcgcgacgacgagcatcGATCAAACGATCTGCATCTGGCgcacaattcgtgatttgctaTAAAAATATgcgcagtcacgattcgattcgCTTGGTTGGAACGCTGctgcgattcgtgcttccaatcgggaatcgtgaatcacgaatgtacggtatgagtcgtgagtgttaTGCTTTCCGAAGGTCGTCTTTGATATTAATAAATTGTGACAACGACaagcatccacgattttTTGACCGATCTGACGCCTATCCGACTGGTGGAATTGCGCACATGcgcacactcgtgactcgccGCGCAGGCAACGCACCGCAGGTTgacagaatcgtgaatcacagaatcacgtCCGCAGACTGCAACTCGAACCCACGCTATGCTCACCGActcgtgaattcgtgattcgacTCGCAATTTGCCCAAATTGTAATACGTTTCGTCCATCACCGAGCAAACTAACTTAAATTACGTCAACGTTGCCACAGATCTCGAGTTGATTTTGGTCGCTATTTTTGGCttcacattcacagatCGAATCGGCGCGACAAACTGTACGATTTCCCCGATCCAAGTTCACCATTCCAAGCTCGCTCACGAATCTGTCTGCTTCCATACATTGCCTTTGTCGTCGGCGTCTGTGGGTGCAGATGACTTTTTattgtcgtcgtcgtcatcgtcgtcatcctcatcatcatcgatgGAGAACAGATGTTGCTTCGAGACTGGTGTCGCAGccgtcgacgttggtgtGAGTTGGCTCGGCGCCAGTGAATTTGCAGAAACAGAACGCTGCTGTGACGTTCCTGGAACGATCCCATCAACGCTGTCATCCCAGATGTTGCTATCATCGAACCGAGTCTTTTTCTTGCCGCTGGCCGCTACGTTGCTCGCATCTCGGTTGTTGTTCTGTttcaagctcgatctcaGCCCTCTCTGCGCTCCTGCCTGCGTACCACGATCGCTGACATCGCCCAACTCTTGGCCCTCGTCGcactcgtcctcgtccagGTCTCCATATTCCTCGATATCGAGCGGCGCATACAGCCGTTCCAGCTCTCGCCGTGCTCGATACCTCTTCTCCATATGATAGCTGAAGAAGAGACCCAACGAGCTCCCCAACAGATTTGCTACGATATCGCCGATCTGAAACACCTTGTACGGCAGCAGACTCTGCACGATCTCGCTACCAATACCGCCTACCAAGAAGCACGTTATGCCAGTGAGCAACAAGGATGCATTGCGCCAAAGACGACTTGTGCGCGCCGGCTCGTCTACGTCCCAAATCATGTAGAACATGGCGGTGGCCAGGAAGAAGCAAATAAAGTGCAGGATCTTGTCGTTGATCCGAATCCACGTTTGACCGCGCGGATGGAAGCCCAGGATGCCGAGAAGGATGAGATCAAggatgttgagcagcacaaAGGCGGGTCGAATCCGAAGCGGTAGCAACGGCGCGTTGGAAGGCGAAGACGAACCGACAAGTGAGATGCGCACCGACCGCAGCAGGAGATGTTTGAGAATGGCAGAGCGAGCAGATATCGGTCCTGTGCTAGGCGAAAAGAGTGTCTTGACATCCTCCTTGAAGCGCGACCAGCCAGAGCTGGTTTCTAGGCGTGGCATGTGGCCGATATCACCTCACCTTGCTTGGCGCAATGGGTTTGAGCCACCCGGATGTGACCTGCACGTGTCGCCCAGCTAGAACAGGCTGTGCAAACGCTGGAAGCCGGCTTTGCTGGATCGGCAATCACGTTACCAAGAAACGTCAGCTTCGATGGTTGACGTGCGAGATTTGCGATACGGTAATCGACCGAGTGTGTGATGAGAGAAGCAATCAAgaatctcgaatcacgaatcctgAATGCAAAGTGAAATGTCGACGCTTGTCTTGGCGCGATCGCTCCTCCGCTGCAGTCAcacaaccgtgaaccacgaacacgGACCTTCGTTTTCGACATCCAGGGTCCAAcccattcgcgattcgtgattcgcgattccCGCTTGCtcatattcacgattgattaatcacgatttggtACAATCACGTCGAAATTCGTCTACGAACTCAGAGACGCTTCAGCTGAGCCAGGCTTAGCTTGCAACTCGGTCGGCTGGCTCAGCGTAAGGCATGACTCGAGCTTCCTCGACCACAGACGCGACCTATACCACCACAAAAGTCCGCACCATCCACAGCTTACCATCATCGACGAACCAACAATCTCATACACAGTGCAACTCTAACACAATCGTGactgctgagcagcgagtCCACTTTTGCAAGAAATTTCGAGCGGACTTTTCAGAAACAGAGGTTTGGCGCAGACTACGACTTGCTCAGATGCGGAAATTGGGCTTCGGCGTTCTCGACCTTGCCGGCATGGTTGAACtcgtgacgagcgagaacACCGGCCAAGTGTTCCGGCATAGGTTCTCGGGTGACGGTGTGCTCTTCGATGATGTTGATAATGGCAGTTGCGCCCAAGCTCTGGCCACGACTGCTCGTCTGCGCCTCGAGATCTTCATGCGAGTTGGTGGTGTCGAAGCTCTTTACATCAGCCGATGAGTGCGCCCCATTGTGCAGGCCGTAACTTAGCACGTCGACACCGTGCGATTTGGCGACGGTTCCGTCGTTGGACGACGAGTGGCTAATACTGTTTGCAagcgaagcgtgaagctggTTGGAGCGCTTGAAGAAGCGAGAAACTTTTTCCATACCCGATCCACTGAGAGAGGTGCTGAGTCGGGTTGAGCTGATACCGTCCGGTTTCGGCTTGACCTCCTCCGCCAGGCGAACGTAGAGTCGTGTCGAGCACATGACGCAGACCGTAGCGCTCGGGACGGCGCCAATGAGCGACATGACCGAGTTGAGGTTGGCCAGTGTCAAACCAGCCAcgagcgagttgatgaCGAACGTGGCTAGGAAGTACTGGATGCCTTGCCTGATGAGAACCGCACCAATGCGCGTACCACTGGTCATTCTAACCACGCCCACAACAGTAAGCGCCATAACAACAAAGTCAAACACGATGGTGACGATGTACTTGATCGCGTACTGCTTGGACATGGTGGTAAAGGAGCAGGTGCCCTCCTGCCAGGGGTTACCGCCTTTGGGGATCCATGTGGCTTGAACATCGGTGACCCCTTCCATCCAGGCGGCGAGCAGGCCGAGCGTCATGAtgctcagcagcgccgaTACGGCCGTTTGCGCTTTTCCACTGTAGACGCAAACCGCACGCAACGCCAGAAGCACAGAAGACGAGACGGTGATCAGGCCCATCTGCGCTTCGATCGCGTAGAGCGTACCCTTGcagtcgatctcggcatTGGTCAGGACAAGGATCATGTTGGAGAGCAGGTAGGACCACATGAATAGCTTGCTGAGCAGATAGGGCAGCTGCGGCCATCTCCGTGGACGTCTGCCCAACACGATCGAGAGATCAAAGGCGAGGTATTGTAGCGTATCGTAGGcgaagatgccgatgcaCAGCCACATGAGTGCAGTGGCGGCGTAGAACGCTTGGCCCACCACTACGGATGAGAACCAGTCGGTCATGATGATCTACTGGCAAGGATGATGAAACTGGCAAGGATGATGAAGGATGAGAGGAGGATAGTGGGTGGGCGACTGTGGGACGTTTCGATCGGACGGGGTTGATATACGAATATCTTTCTACACCGCGATCCGTGTGGGTTAGTAACGAGAGCTGCTCCATACTTAAGATTGTCGCAGGCTCACCATGCCGGCGAAACCAACCCTGCTGCgtgcaagcagcaaagtAGAAGTGATTGCAGAGAAGCCGGTGTACCAAGCTTTCCGGTCTGGTGCCTTCCTAGGGTGCACAAGCGACAAGGGTCGTAATCGGGTTGTCCCACGTGCGAATttgcgagagcgagaaagTGTACAGGAGTACCGCTGAGCTTAGGTAAAGGTGAGCGATGAGGGCTTGCGGTGCAAGTCTCGGAACGGACGGCGACCTCTGCAAGGGATGCTCTTCCCAAGCGACTGGCCGAAAGATGTAGGGCGCAAGCATCATATGAGTGTTGCACGACCGTCCGGCAGCACGAAGCGCAACACGCCACCAACGACGGACGGCTGGAACGACAGTACGACGATGGCGGCAGTGCGGCTTTTGACGTCTGTAAGCGGATTTGTGGCTGGGCAACGAAGAGGGTTGGAAGCGCAAGACTTACTGCTTCGCATGTAGCCGACGCTGGATGAGAAAACAACGCACCGCAGCCGAGTATCACTCACAGACTTGAACTTAGTTCTGCTTTCGCTCACCGCCACCGCGCACACAGTGGCAAAGTGATGTGAATGTCTGCTGGCCTCTGTCTACTTTGTCGTTCGTAttacagtcacagagttcAGATTGTAAGCGCTCGACAGGTTCCATATGGTGTAGAATCTAACCGCTTCCAGATTTACACTCTTACAGGAGATCTCTTTCCTCACTCAGCAAATGCCGTTCACATCGGAGTTTGATAGGTTGGTTTGGACTCTACAACGCTTCCTGTTCACCACACTCGATGCGTCTTGCTTGGTTGCTGCTCACCTTTGCGTCCTATTTGGCGACGCCGCATTGGCTCTTCATGGTCATAAAAGTTCAGAGCGCCACACCGAATGCATGCGACCGACTGCGGTAGTCTGACAAAGCGTTGACTTGtttcagtcgtgagtcgtgtGGGTTAGCCATCCGATACGTGATAGTTAAGGTTTGAAATTTCCAACTTGGACGTCAACCTGCTGCTTGCTACTCTCAACTCTAACACTCGGACTATCACTCTCGGCTCCAtgctcgtgactgacgtGCTGGCAAGGCTCTGTATCGCCGATGCAAGCTGCAACTGCTCAGCACCTTCGAACTTTGGCCACATCTACTACCTGCGATTTGATTGAGGAGTCTCGACTCAAGTTAGCGGGACGCTTTGGCTGCTTTCGCAAAGTGGCGTGGTGTTCaagagatggtggtgccaCGGTCACGAGTCGGCACAGAGCTGAAACTTTGgttgagtcgtgagtggcgTTAAGCGTTGAGTGAATCCAAAGCGTGTCAGACCGCTGTCTCGTTGATGGTTTCAACCCACGCGTGGTGAAACGAGGCCGCGGTGGCTTTGGATTCGTGGCGAATCCTTCGAACGACTTGGTTTCGCTCCTCGTTCCACTTGCCGTAGTCACCTTCTGGTACGTTGGGTCGACAAGGACTGCAGTGATGGGCCAGTCTATTAGTTGACTCAAGCATCTTGCTCCATGCTTGCTGGTCGAAGCACTGCACGTCCGGCTAATCCTCACTGTCAccagcactcacgacttttgACTTGCTGAAACTGAGAAATCGGAGATGATTTCTTGGTTGCGGGTGACGATCGAacgagattcacgattagcGATCTGTCGTCGCACAtcgagattcgtgagtAACGTTaagttattcgtgattgcttgcACATCTCGCTTCCGCCTAAATACGCTTTCGCTTCGGCACGCGAGCGGGCGAATACAAGCTCCCTGCTTCCTGCAAGCACGTTGttccagtcgtgagtgcagcGCATGCTCGCGACGGGTAAACGtcgtcaatcgtcaatcaatcgtgaatgtgaatgttGCGCCCATGCGagaaaatcacgaatgacgtCCACCTTAAGTTCACTTGACGCTCGGCTGGTTGTGTTGCACAATTCTGACTCTGTGAATTGCAAatcctgctcgtcgcctCAAGGCTGCAAGCGAACAAGAGGCGTGGGAAGCCCATACCAACAGCAAGGGCTCATCTTGTGACAGTGCGCATGCGCCTCCTTGCATGCCTCCATTTGCTCTCCAAACAAGTCCAAGTTCGGTATCTTGCATCCGAGTGTCATTCGAAATGTCAAGACATGCGTTCAGCTTCGATCGATGATGATCTTTGGAGAGCAAAAATCACCAATGTGCGATAAAGCGAGCAGAGCACTCgcgagattcacgacttGGATACCCAGTTGCTTAGACCTCAGAGTCACGCAAAGACCGGCATGACCCCGCAACACAGCCTGAAAacaaggcagcagcatccagcacagcaagcagagcTGAGAACTGTGAACTTTTCTAGAGGCAACTGTAACGAAAGAAACAAGAGCATCGATTTCCATCCAAAAAAGAGCAAATGCTGAGACATCCCTCCTAGATTAGTTGCGGTACACTCTGAGTCCTGGatcagaatcacgattgcacgATTAAAGTTCTTGCCTTGCGCTCCAACTTGCTAAGAGCTAAGCCACAAGTCGTCGCTGACATGGTCGAATCGCAAATTCAACGCCAGTCACTCATCCACAGACAAACAGACGATTCGGATATGTTATGTTGTTCGCAATCTTTTGTTTTGCTTTTTGCATTTGCAAGATATAGAAGATAAAAGACTAAGCAAAGAAAAGATGCTATGCTGATAGACGATGATGATACTAGAGAGGGATAAAAAGAGGTAAAGGAGAGGTTTGCCAACCTAGAATGCGCTACGCATCCTTTTGTGAGTGCCCGTCAGCTGGGTGGATTAGTGGAGTATGAAAAGGGGGTCGGATCCGGTGGGGAGGAGATATGcagtgatgatggtgtcgaCAATGACCATGACGAAAAATGCTAC encodes the following:
- a CDS encoding uncharacterized protein (related to ROT1 - molecular chaperone in the endoplasmic reticulum); this encodes MSAMPRNASSALSSVLAITCIALSLLAHSTMAQVVLTFQNVTSLMGTWSSGSQNVTTGIEFFNPVTQEFKLPATSGISYSFTDDGFFEEARYQFVSNPVTNRCFKASLIWQHGTYAFHSNGSITLSPFPADGYIQVLDPCGAQTSSIYSYSEFELISSWYNFQDDHPGFMPTGTTAYALQMSAFDGSKLSPLWLRNRPPNMLPTKQLFQQVLNDAAA